A window of Deltaproteobacteria bacterium contains these coding sequences:
- the flgG gene encoding flagellar basal-body rod protein FlgG, with translation MSLNALYAAATGMDAQMTKMNNISNNISNMNTSGYKASKESFEDLMYQDLKAPGTKNGANTISPVGIQLGSGTHLTGVYKNFTEGELTQSNRELDIAIQGNGFFEVTQDNGDKAYTRDGSFRVNADGVIVTNAGYVVQPSITIPNDATSVTIAKDGTVTAILAGSTAAQEIGKMQVSLFRNPSGLKALGGNLLIPSDASGTATAVTPGQTGSGTLNQGFLESSNVNIAEELINMIVAQRTYEANSKVMTTANEMMKTSTNII, from the coding sequence ATGTCTCTCAATGCTTTATATGCTGCCGCCACCGGGATGGACGCCCAGATGACGAAGATGAATAATATCTCGAATAACATCTCGAACATGAACACGAGTGGCTACAAGGCTTCCAAAGAGAGTTTTGAAGATTTGATGTATCAGGACCTAAAAGCGCCCGGGACAAAAAATGGGGCCAATACTATTTCTCCAGTGGGAATACAGCTTGGAAGCGGAACACATCTGACGGGTGTTTATAAAAATTTCACCGAAGGCGAATTGACTCAGAGCAACCGCGAATTGGATATCGCTATTCAAGGCAATGGTTTTTTTGAAGTGACACAGGATAATGGAGATAAGGCTTACACCCGTGATGGAAGTTTTCGAGTGAATGCCGATGGTGTGATTGTCACCAATGCCGGCTATGTGGTGCAACCCTCCATTACTATTCCCAACGATGCAACTTCTGTCACGATTGCCAAAGATGGTACCGTAACCGCGATATTGGCGGGCAGTACCGCCGCCCAGGAAATTGGAAAAATGCAAGTGAGTCTGTTTCGAAATCCTTCCGGCTTAAAGGCCTTGGGCGGAAATTTGCTCATTCCCTCCGATGCCTCGGGAACAGCCACAGCGGTCACTCCGGGACAAACAGGTTCGGGAACGCTCAACCAGGGATTTCTGGAAAGCTCGAATGTCAATATTGCAGAGGAATTGATCAACATGATTGTGGCGCAAAGAACCTATGAGGCCAATTCAAAGGTCATGACCACTGCGAATGAAATGATGAAAACATCGACCAATATTATTTAA
- a CDS encoding flagella basal body P-ring formation protein FlgA, which yields MKNSFLKIQIFSSLLLFGSALHGAENWNLSLSSSTLGDPQRLFFKEVVDKQKTSPALLEKYGNLVLPPVSTSGLQAAQVMVFLGKVGAPLNKIQLISPPGQKVSLSPKSVVLQKIREAVIQKAAEMHQVEPKSILLEISEVPEDLPAPDGFSRLQVELTSPYVKANFLGQNGEILKSSQFTAKVLIRSSVLLAKKALMPSQSIGPEDFEEKQQDLESIQGLVRGLSELKDAHWNLSQGLEVGSLLRREYLQKATSLQKGALVSLVKRSPQFQIQTLARVKEVLGNGEMVLVENLDTKKEITAKTLSSTEVEVVQ from the coding sequence ATGAAAAATTCATTTCTAAAAATCCAAATATTTTCATCGCTGCTGCTTTTTGGCTCTGCCCTACACGGTGCCGAAAACTGGAATCTTTCTTTAAGCTCCTCGACCCTGGGGGATCCTCAGCGATTATTTTTTAAGGAAGTAGTGGATAAGCAGAAAACCTCTCCCGCTCTTCTGGAGAAATATGGGAATCTGGTTTTGCCTCCGGTGAGCACGTCGGGCCTTCAAGCTGCTCAGGTCATGGTTTTTTTGGGGAAGGTAGGGGCGCCCTTGAACAAGATTCAATTGATTTCTCCACCGGGACAAAAAGTCTCCTTGAGTCCAAAGAGTGTGGTTTTGCAAAAAATTCGGGAGGCCGTGATTCAAAAGGCCGCAGAAATGCACCAAGTAGAACCCAAATCCATTCTGCTGGAAATTAGTGAAGTTCCCGAAGACTTGCCGGCCCCAGACGGTTTTTCTCGCCTGCAAGTGGAACTGACTTCTCCCTATGTGAAGGCCAATTTTCTGGGTCAAAACGGGGAGATTTTGAAGAGTTCCCAATTCACTGCAAAGGTTTTGATTCGCAGTTCGGTGCTTCTTGCCAAGAAGGCGCTGATGCCTTCTCAAAGTATTGGCCCCGAAGATTTTGAAGAAAAACAACAAGACCTCGAAAGTATACAGGGCTTGGTGAGAGGCTTGTCCGAATTAAAAGATGCCCATTGGAATTTGTCTCAAGGTCTCGAAGTGGGATCACTTTTACGGCGGGAATATCTGCAAAAGGCAACGTCTCTGCAAAAAGGAGCCTTGGTCAGCTTGGTCAAGCGTAGCCCCCAGTTTCAAATCCAAACCTTGGCGCGTGTGAAAGAGGTGTTGGGAAATGGGGAGATGGTGCTGGTCGAAAATCTGGATACTAAAAAAGAAATTACTGCAAAAACATTGAGTTCAACCGAAGTTGAGGTGGTTCAATGA